The Montipora foliosa isolate CH-2021 chromosome 6, ASM3666993v2, whole genome shotgun sequence genome includes the window TTTGGAACATTTTAAAGAGGTCTTATTCAAAATGATTCATGTAATGTTATTTGAATTGGCAACTTCCAACATTTTGGGGAAATAAAAAGTcctttgaataaaattaatatcaaaAATTAAGTGACAGTCCTTTTCAGTGTTGATGAGCCAGCTTCACAATCTTGGGCAGAATGCACCAAGGCTTCTGTACAAGGCTCTCTCTAACTGAGTGGTATAGTACCTAGACTGAGTTTTTCTACCCTATTTGGAACTTGGAGCTTTCTCATTGTAGAATGCTGATTAAATTGTAACTTGCATACAATAATTATGACTTAGCTTGTcatatgcaatttttttctgatCTTGGCATCTTCTAAATCAACTTTTTTAGCTTCTTGGCCAATGCCAATCAGGAAGCCACCCACAGGGTCATCGAGGCAGTGGTAGCCGATCATGGTGGAACAAACAAGTGCCCTTGGTCTGCGGCTGAGATGAAAGGTAATTATACATGTAGTGGCAGCCACACAGTcaagctacatgtactgtatgtcaTAATttgtgtcgattttcttttaaatgtcAATGGAGTATTCAAATCTGCACACCAGTTTTGAAATTTCCTCTCAATTCCTGGGTATAGTTCCTTTGCATATTCAAAGCAGAAAGCTACGAAATTTGGTTTACTGCAAAAACATACTGCATTTGATGTCACTAGCATAGTCCTGCTTAATGACTGTAAGCTTGTAACAGGCTTGTAAACTTGCAACAGATTGCAAATATAGCAAGGACTTTTAAATGTCaccaacaaaattataaaacaacTAATAATGCTCTGTCCCAAGGGAAGTCAGTGAAATGAATGTTTTGGAAGCCCATGTAAAGAGATGAGTTACAGTTCTCTAGTCAGCACTGAACAACACGACGCGACATGTAAGGAAGCCACTGATTgctctttaaccctttaagccccaatggtgccacttatagattttactttgtctaaagccagatgatttgactcatcaatggggggccccttggggcttaaagggttaagagtTTGAGTGACAGTTAGGTCAATCCATATGGACAACAATGAAGCTAGTAAGTCATCATCATGTGAATAATGCATCATTGatgtcaaaattaaaaattaataacagtCAATTGGCACTGACTTTTGTCAACTAATATCACTTATCTTTGTATTATTGATTTCACTGGTTGCCTGGTTACATGACAAAGGACATTTTAGTGTAGTTCTAACTATACAACAAAGCTTTTACTGTATCATTTTAAGCCTCCAGTGATGTACTTATACATGTATTGATTGGTGTATGCATTTCATTGGAAGGTGCTGCTGCCACATATTTCAAGAGTCTCTGTAATGCTTCTACAAGAGCAAAAAAAGGCAAGCTAGAGGCTCACAGAACTCTCTGTAGGAGACAAGGAAGAATGAGAGATGTAAGTTGTTGTTTCAGCACTGCATATCTTGTTAGACATTTCAGTTAACAAACTGCTTAATCACACAAATGGCATCTTTTGTGAAGTATGAATGAGCCGTGGTGGTGTGATTCAATAACCTCACAATGTAAGCTCTCAAATAAGACTTAGTCTTATAGCCATACAATGGTTCAAAGCTCACTGGGGtcatctttctttttatttcttcttctaattttttaaattgaaaaaaaaaaacacgacagAACCTCACATTTCttgcaaaagaagcaaaaccAAGTGAAAAAACAACCCAACCTAATGCTTTTTGATGGAATTGCTAGTCATAATTATGCACAAGTTTAGGCAAATCTGAGCAAAAACgaaaaatggcttaaaattcAACACAGGCTGCTCATCCCCCCAAGCCcttaaattattgttatttccCTAAGCAATGTATCATTTATTGCCCAAAATAACCAAAAGGTTTCAATTGCTTTAAAAccttttgttatttctttgatTCCCTAGAAAATTCAAAGGAGACTTGCTTCCCTCAGAAAGATGCCTTGGTCAGAGGAGAAAAAGGCAATGTTAGAGGGAGTTATAAAAAGCCCTACCTACACAAGCTCAGACGAATCTGATTTTTCTGAGGATGAAAATGGAGAGAGTCGCGTTGCTGGGTATCTGGTAAAAAGGTTGCCCTGGGAAAGGTCAGCATTGACGAAAGCGAAAAAAGCCCTTGATGATAACTACATAAGGAGCCTTAATCCAAGAGCAAGGGTAAACCTGATGAGGAGAGACGCACATCAAAGGTTTTCAGCACGCCACCTGCCTCCAAATGGACCGGAATGGGCAGTCAGAACTGAAGAAGCAGTTCTTACTGCCAGGACAGCTGCAACTCCATCCACGCGCCCTCCACCAGTACCCACTGCATCACACAGAACCTGTCCTACAACAGTAACTCCTCCCACCCGGGCCCATCCTACTACTAATTCAAGTCATTCGACAATGGCCACCCCATCCCGCAGCTCCCATCAAAGATCAGTGGCTCTCCCCAGTCAAACCAATCATCAATCTTCTGGTAACAGTCCTCCAACAACAGCAGTTCCCTCCACTCAGAGCCATCCTCCATCTACTGTTAGAAGTCATCCAACAATGGCCACCCCATCCCTCAGTGCCCCATCTACCAGAATTTCTCCTCCAGTAGCAGCAAGTACACTGCCTTCAGCAACCCTCCATCCAACCCCACGGACTTCTAAAAAGAAGTCTGTAAACTCCAAAAAGAACATTAATCGTAGACTAACTGTTTCACCAGTTTATTAAATTTACTAGGTTTGTGCTGTTTCAGCAGTGCAAAGTTTTCAATTTTCTGTTGCATTTACTTTCTTTAACTTGTTTCCTTAAGTTGCTGTTAACACTGTTTGCAATTTTTCTCTTGACGCAAACACAATTTTGGagcaaaatttgaaattatcttttgtAATTACACACATTTTCTCTAAGGAATGTAGGAACAAAGCTTCAATATTCAGTGTTTCTGTTTTCAAATGCTTCAAgatcatgatttgttttcaatgttgacttTATCCGCACGCGGTTTCATGTTCAGTTGACGTATTGCAGACGAGAGATTGTGCGATTTAAGTGTTcagaaaataactttaaataacGTTACCGTTAAGAAGGTTTTGTACATTAAATGGTGATTAATAATATAGAAGCGTGTTTTTCGCGAAATAAACAAGATTGTGAAGACAGTAGATTTATTCATTGACTAGTGTATCCATTCCTTCCTAAGAATTTAAGGTTAAAGGTGTGCAACGGGTTTCTCAGCGTTCTTTTATGTTACCCTCAAATTATAGAAATTATATATCACAAAGCTGTTTGCTTATTTTCCGGACTCCCCCTATAAAAGAGTGCACAATTTTGGCATGTAGTTCCGATACAGCTGTCTTGTTTTCTTCACCCACCTGTCCCTGTCCCTGGCGTTTTGCATGATAATCGAGTCAAATAGagccatatcactcaatgtccaaacaaaagattttgcccgtcgaacctcttaTTCAGTGtgggctggacgggcaaagacaatacaaagacaaagcctttatttcCCGCgtactccaaaatggccgccgcgtg containing:
- the LOC138007425 gene encoding poly(A) polymerase-like isoform X2, whose protein sequence is MLQELASKMESGLPQERASRKRTRKIPIPQPCRQDFRKMYKALKGNEDFQHFKLDESFLANANQEATHRVIEAVVADHGGTNKCPWSAAEMKGAAATYFKSLCNASTRAKKGKLEAHRTLCRRQGRMRDKIQRRLASLRKMPWSEEKKAMLEGVIKSPTYTSSDESDFSEDENGESRVAGYLVKRLPWERSALTKAKKALDDNYIRSLNPRARVNLMRRDAHQRFSARHLPPNGPEWAVRTEEAVLTARTAATPSTRPPPVPTASHRTCPTTVTPPTRAHPTTNSSHSTMATPSRSSHQRSVALPSQTNHQSSGNSPPTTAVPSTQSHPPSTVRSHPTMATPSLSAPSTRISPPVAASTLPSATLHPTPRTSKKKSVNSKKNINRRLTVSPVY
- the LOC138007425 gene encoding uncharacterized protein isoform X1, which codes for MEDQYVVLLEKVLTENRRLREAIEARDNEQRNMLQELASKMESGLPQERASRKRTRKIPIPQPCRQDFRKMYKALKGNEDFQHFKLDESFLANANQEATHRVIEAVVADHGGTNKCPWSAAEMKGAAATYFKSLCNASTRAKKGKLEAHRTLCRRQGRMRDKIQRRLASLRKMPWSEEKKAMLEGVIKSPTYTSSDESDFSEDENGESRVAGYLVKRLPWERSALTKAKKALDDNYIRSLNPRARVNLMRRDAHQRFSARHLPPNGPEWAVRTEEAVLTARTAATPSTRPPPVPTASHRTCPTTVTPPTRAHPTTNSSHSTMATPSRSSHQRSVALPSQTNHQSSGNSPPTTAVPSTQSHPPSTVRSHPTMATPSLSAPSTRISPPVAASTLPSATLHPTPRTSKKKSVNSKKNINRRLTVSPVY